TTGGGGTGGGAGGAGTGGGAGCAGGCGTTGGTACTGCGCGTCGGTGAGTTCGTAGCGTCGCACCATGCCTCACGTTATCCCACTTTGCAGACACATCCTAGTCGCTCGAGCCCCCGTCTCCCCCGCCCGAGTCGCCCCAGCCTGCGCAGGTCAGATCGGGGCGGCTGGCGATCGAGGTATCAACCGGCGTATCGATCTCTGCGAGCAGCCGCGCAGCCCAGGGGCGTTTTTTTCTGCGCGCCACCCAACGCACTCCTTCTACGGCCAGCGCCGCCAGCAGCCCGATGGCCGCGCCCCACAACATCACCTCGTCCAAGATCTTCCTCCCACGGCTCAGTGTGCCTGCCCGGGGATGATCGGCGCGTGACAGTGAGACGGCTCAGGGTCACGCGCGCCCGGCACGACTACACTCGGGCGCATGCACGACCTTGTTTCTGTCAGCGGCCTGCCCAAACCCGAACAGTACGCCGAACTTGTCCAGCAATTGCGGGGACTGCTCGAGGGAGAGCGCGACTCGATCGCCAACCTTGCCAATGCCAGCGCCTTGCTCTATCACAGCCTCGAGGGACTGAACTGGGCAGGATTTTACCTGCACCGCGGCGACGAGCTGGTGCTGGGACCCTTCCAGGGCAAGGTGGCCTGCGTGCGCCTCGCACTGGGCCGGGGCGTGTGCGGCACCGCTGCCGCCTCGAGAACCACGCAGGTGGTCGAGGACGTACACGCCTTTCCCGGGCATATCGCCTGCGACCCGGCCAGCCGCTCGGAAATCGTGGTCCCGCTGATCCAGGGAGACCGGCTGATCGGGGTGCTGGACATCGACAGCCCGCAACTTTCGCGCTTTGACGCCCAGGACCGCGAAGGCCTCGAGGCCTTCGCGCGGGTCTTGCTCGAGGCCACGGACTTCTAACGCCGGAAGCGGCCCAGCATTCCGGCAACATCGTCCAGAACCGAGCCGTCGCCGTTCGAGTCGAGCAGGCGGGTCAGGGCACTTTGTGTCCCCGGATGCTGCTGCTCGAGGCGGCCCTGTTCCGCATCCAGCAGGCTGCCGAGTCCGCCGCCCGCGCCGCCGCCGCTGCGGCGCTGCTGGTTGAGGATGTTCATCACCAGCGGGGCCAGCAGCGGCAGCAACCGGGCGACCTTGCCCGCTTCGAGGCCGCTGCTGCGACTGACGGTCTGCTCGATGACCTCCTGACGTCCACCGAAAGCCTGCTGCAGCAGGCCCTGTCCCTGTCCGGCCTCGAGTTGCTCGGCGAGGTGCCGCTCGCCTTCGGGCGTCCGGCTGCGCTGGGCCAGACCGGAAAGCAGCAGCGGCAGGGCCGCCCGCACCGCGCCGTGGGTCTGCTGCTCGTCCGCACCGATCCGTTGGCTGAGCTGGCCGAGCTGGCCGCCTCCGAGTTGTCCGAGCACCGCGTCCAGTATGGACATGCGCATCAACCACCTTTCCCGCCCGAGCGCAGGGCGTGTGGTTTCACGGTAGCGCCGGATCGGGAGCGAGTCGTTTCCTGTAAAGAATTCCAGAAGGGTGCAGGGGCGCCGCCTGAGAAGGGTGGGGCGCTCCATCCGGATCGCGCTTTGCTGGCGCGGTTCGGCTCGAGGGCCCCGTTTCCTACGCGCGGCGCTGAGCCCGCCGGTTCAGCAGCAGACCGCCCGCCACGCACCCGGCTCCGATCCACATCGAACGCTGCTGCCAGGTCCGCACCTCGAGGCGCTGCCGATCGTGGGCGCTGATCGCCTCCGGGGACGAATCCTGGACGGGCAACACCGCTCCTGCAGTGCCCATCCAGGTCAGCACCGGCAGCATCACGCCGATCAGGACCAGCGCCGTTCTCGCCCAGGCACGCAGGCCCGTGTCACGCAGCTCGAGGTCTGGCATATGCCTAGTCTGTCCGCCTCGCCCTGAACGCGGGGTGAAGCGGCAGCGCACCCGGGCAGGAAAGCAGGGTCACCTCGGGATCGGCCCGGTACCCGCGCAGAGCCTCGAGGTCGCCGGGTGCGAACGGCCGCAGCCGCAGCCGCGCGGTCTCGAGGCGCGGAAACGGCGGGGGCGTCATGCGGCCCCGCCGGGGTCCGGCCAAGCGACGCGGACCACGCCCAGGAAGTCCAGCTGCTGCCATAGCGCGAAGCCGCGTGCCGGGTCGCCGCCCGCCGCCAGCAGCGAGATCACCGTGCCGTGCGCCACCACCGCGAGGTCGCCCGCGTGGCGCGCCGCGCCTGCCTCGAGGGCCGCCCGGAAGCGCGTGCGCGCCGCGTCCGCGCTCTCCTCGCCGAACACCGCCTCGGCGGGCTGCTCGAACA
This window of the Deinobacterium chartae genome carries:
- a CDS encoding GAF domain-containing protein, producing the protein MHDLVSVSGLPKPEQYAELVQQLRGLLEGERDSIANLANASALLYHSLEGLNWAGFYLHRGDELVLGPFQGKVACVRLALGRGVCGTAAASRTTQVVEDVHAFPGHIACDPASRSEIVVPLIQGDRLIGVLDIDSPQLSRFDAQDREGLEAFARVLLEATDF
- a CDS encoding DUF937 domain-containing protein, with the protein product MSILDAVLGQLGGGQLGQLSQRIGADEQQTHGAVRAALPLLLSGLAQRSRTPEGERHLAEQLEAGQGQGLLQQAFGGRQEVIEQTVSRSSGLEAGKVARLLPLLAPLVMNILNQQRRSGGGAGGGLGSLLDAEQGRLEQQHPGTQSALTRLLDSNGDGSVLDDVAGMLGRFRR
- a CDS encoding GNAT family N-acetyltransferase, translated to MTPPPFPRLETARLRLRPFAPGDLEALRGYRADPEVTLLSCPGALPLHPAFRARRTD